One window from the genome of Epinephelus moara isolate mb chromosome 21, YSFRI_EMoa_1.0, whole genome shotgun sequence encodes:
- the kif1ab gene encoding kinesin-like protein KIF1A isoform X6 — protein sequence MAAASVKVAVRVRPFNSREMAKESKCIIQMSGNTTTILNPKQPKENKSFNFDFSYWSHTTPEDINYASQMQVYKDIGEEMLLHAFEGYNVCIFAYGQTGAGKSYTMMGRQEKDQQGIIPLLCEDLFTKINDSNNENSMSYSVEVSYMEIYCERVRDLLNPKNKGNLRVREHPLMGPYVEDLSKLAVTSYNDIQDLMDSGNKARTVAATNMNETSSRSHAVFNIIFTQKKHDMDTENTSEKVSKISLVDLAGSERADSTGAKGTRLKEGANINKSLTTLGKVISALAELDSVPNKNKKKKKVESFIPYRDSVLTWLLRENLGGNSRTAMVAALSPADINYDETLSTLRYADRAKQIRCNAVINEDPNNRLVRELKEEVARLKDLLYAQGLGDIIEMSNAMTGMSPSPSLSALSSRAGSISNLHDRIFSPASEEAIERLKETEKIIAELNETWEEKLRRTEAIRMEREALLAEMGVAMREDGGTVGVFSPKKTPHLVNLNEDPLMSECLLYYIKDGITKVGRENAKTRQDIVLSGHFIKDEHCTFSSTTGPQGEGCVILEPCEGSETYVNGKKVSSPIVLRSGNRIIMGKSHVFRFNDPEQARLERERTPCAETPVEPVDWAFAQRELLEKQGIDMKQEMEQRLQELEDQYRKEREEASNLLEQQRLDYESKLEALQRQVDSRYLESPEEEEEPEEEVPWTPRETELALWAFRKWRFYQFTSLRDLLWGNAIFLKEANAISVELKKKVQFQFVLLTDTLYSPLPPDLLPPSVAKERERRPFPRTIVAVEVQDQKNGATHYWTLEKLRQRLDLMREMYDRAAELPSSAVEDCDHALTGGDPFYDRFPWFRLVGRAFVYLSNLLYPVPLVHRVAIVSEKGEVKGFLRVAVQAISADEEAPDYGSGVRQSGTAKISFEDKQFEKFQTESCPGGLSHSNTSQEELRIVEGEGQTVEIGISADEVNNNTCPAILDPPRSPVKSSGLGLDLPLELSPEKALSHLKIGSTFTFRVTVLQASSISAEYADIFCQFNFIHRHDEAFSTEPLKNTGRGPPLGFYHVQNITVEVTKSFVEYIKTQPIVFEVFGHYQKQPFPPLCKDLISPLRPSRRQFPRVMPLSKPVPATKLSTLTRSTAGPCHAKYDLMVFFEICELEANGDYIPAVVDHRGGMPCHGTFLLHQGIQRRITVTIAHETGNDIEWKEVKELVIGRIRNTPEADETIIDPNILSLNILSSGYFWPKHNDKTFYRFEAAWDSSMHNSLLLNRVTPYGEKIYITLSAYLEMENCTQPTVITKDFCMVFYSRDAKLPASRSIRNLFSTGCLRPSESNRVTGVYEVTLCHVADNGSPGMQRRRRRVLDTSVAYVRGEENLAGWRPRSDSLILDHQWELEKLSLLQEVEKTRHYLLLREKLEATLQAGQDALYKSSDISDFAKSPVLSHSPGSSPAPDSPNQRQRELAAKCLRLLMHTFNREYSQVSSSASESKLSEMSASLMRDTSSSGLSTLTPSSTCPSLVEGNYDIRHTEPSSGASTPDLDPYSPVDRKKALKGCTFVPDIQEIRVSPIVSKKGYLHFLEPHTSGWVKRYVVVRRPYVYLYRSERDNVERAVINLSSAKVEYSEDKQTLLRTPNTFAVCTEHRGILLQATNDKEMHDWLYAFNPLLAGTIRSKLSRRKSVQSAPPVASAQRM from the exons caaTCCTGAACCCCAAACAGCCGAAAGAAAACAAGAGTTTCAACTTTGACTTTTCTTACTGGTCACACACCACG ccTGAGGACATCAACTATGCGTCCCAGATGCAGGTGTACAAGGACATCGGGGAGGAAATGCTGCTTCATGCCTTTGAAGGCTACAATGTGTGCATATTTGCATATGGTCAGACAGGAGCAGGCAAAAGCTACACTATGATGGGACGACAGGAGAAGGACCAGCAAGGAATTATACCTCTG ctgtgtGAGGACCTCTTCACCAAAATCAATGACAGcaataatgaaaacagcatGTCTTACTCTGTGGAG GTGAGTTACATGGAGATCTACTGTGAGCGTGTGCGTGACCTGCTGAATCCCAAGAACAAAGGAAACCTGCGCGTCAGAGAGCACCCACTGATGGGACCCTATGTCGAAGATCTTTCCAAACTGGCCGTCACCTCATACAACGACATCCAGGACCTGATGGACTCTGGAAACAAAGCCAG GACTGTGGCTGCTACCAACATGAACGAGACCAGCAGTCGCTCCCACGCCGTCTTCAACATCATcttcacacagaaaaaacacGACATGGACACGGAAAACACATCAGAAAAG GTCAGTAAAATCAGCTTGGTGGACTTGGCTGGCAGCGAGAGAGCCGACTCGACTGGAGCTAAAGGAACCAGACTGAAG GAAGGAGCAAACATCAACAAATCTCTGACTACACTGGGGAAAGTTATTTCTGCTCTGGCCGAACTG GACTCAGTACCAAACAAG aacaagaaaaagaagaaggtgGAGAGTTTTATTCCCTACAGAGATTCAGTTCTGACGTGGCTGCTGAGGGAGAACTTGG GAGGAAACTCTCGCACAGCCATGGTGGCTGCCCTCAGCCCTGCTGATATTAACTATGACGAGACCCTCAGTACCCTCCG GTACGCTGATCGTGCCAAACAGATCCGCTGTAACGCCGTGATCAACGAGGATCCCAACAACCGTCTGGTGCGTGAGCTGAAAGAGGAGGTGGCTCGCCTCAAAGACCTGCTGTATGCACAGGGTCTGGGAGACATCATCGAGA TGTCCAATGCCATGACAGGAATGAGTCCCTCCCCCTCGCTCTCGGCCCTTTCCAGTCGTGCCGGGTCCATCAGCAACCTCCATGACCGCATCTTCAGCCCAGCCAGTGAAGAGGCCATCGAGAGGCTCAAG gaaactgagaaAATCATCGCAGAGCTCAATGAGACCTGGGAGGAGAAGCTGCGACGTACTGAGGCCATCCGTATGGAGAG AGAGGCCCTGCTGGCTGAGATGGGTGTTGCCATGAGAGAAGATGGAGGCACTGTGGGCGTGTTCTCCCCGAAAAAG ACGCCTCATCTGGTGAACCTGAACGAAGACCCGCTGATGTCAGAGTGTCTGCTGTATTACATCAAAGACGGCATCACCAA GGTTGGCCGTGAAAACGCCAAGACACGCCAAGACATTGTTCTAAGCGGCCATTTTATCAAAGATGAACACTGCACATTCAGCAGCACCACGGGCCCTCAGGGAGAAG GATGTGTCATCCTGGAGCCATGTGAGGGGTCGGAGACGTACGTCAACGGGAAGAAAGTGAGCTCTCCCATTGTTCTGCGGTCAG GAAACCGCATCATCATGGGAAAGAGCCACGTGTTCCGCTTCAATGACCCGGAGCAGGCTCGTCTGGAGCGAGAGAGGACGCCGTGCGCTGAGACGCCGGTGGAGCCCGTCGACTGGGCCTTCGCTCAGAGAGAGCTGCTGGAGAAACAAGGCATCGACATGAAGCAGGAGATGGAGCAGAG GCTTCAGGAGCTCGAGGATCAGTATCgcaaagaaagagaagaagccAGTAACCTGCTGGAACAGCAGAGGCTG gACTATGAGAGTAAACTGGAGGCTCTGCAGAGACAAGTGGACTCTCGGTACCTGGAGTCtcctgaggaagaggaggagccagaggaggaAG TGCCGTGGACGCCACGAGAGACCGAATTGGCTCTCTGGGCATTCAGGAAGTGGCGTTTCTACCAGTTCACCTCTCTCAGAGATCTGCTTTGGGGCAACGCCATCTTCCTCAAAGAGGCCAATGCTATCAGTGTGGAGCTGAAGAAAAAG GTGCAGTTCCAGTTCGTCCTGTTGACAGACACTCTCTACTCTCCCCTGCCCCCTGACCTGCTGCCCCCCAGTGTGgccaaagagagggagagacgacCTTTCCCTCGAACCATCGTCGCCGTTGAAGTACAAGATCAAAAGAATGGAGCCACACATTACTGGACTCTGGAGAAACTCAG GCAGAGGCTGGACCTGATGAGGGAAATGTACGACCGTGCTGCAGAGCTCCCCAGCAGTGCTGTGGAGGACTGTGACCACGCTCTGACTGGAGGAGACCCCTTCTATGACCGCTTCCCCTGGTTCCGTCTGGTCGGCAG GGCTTTTGTGTACCTGAGTAACCTGCTGTACCCGGTGCCACTGGTACATCGAGTGGCCATCGTCAGTGAGAAAGGAGAGGTGAAAGGCTTCCTCAGAGTGGCTGTGCAGGCCATCTCAG ctGATGAGGAGGCCCCTGATTACGGCTCTGGTGTGAGGcagtcaggcactgccaagatcTCCTTTGAAGACAAACAGTTTGAGAAG TTCCAGACTGAGTCGTGTCCTGGTGGTCTCTCCCACTCCAACACCTCCCAGGAGGAGCTACGAATCGTGGAGGGAGAAGGACAGACTGTAGAGATAGGAATCTCTGCCGATGAAGTCAACAACAACACCTGTCCAG CCATTTTGGATCCTCCCCGCAGCCCAGTGAAGAGCTCAGGTCTGGGTCTGGATCTTCCTCTGGAACTTTCGCCAGAGAAAGCTCTCTCCCACCTGAAGATCGGCAGCACCTTCACCTTCAGAGTCACCGTATTACAGGCGTCCAGCATCTCAGCCGAGTACGCCGACATCTTCTGCCAGTTCAA CTTCATCCACCGCCACGATGAAGCTTTCTCCACAGAGCCGCTGAAGAACACAGGCAGAGGACCTCCGCTGGGCTTCTACCATGtccaaaat ATCACAGTGGAGGTGACAAAGTCCTTCGTGGAGTACATCAAGACTCAGCCCATCGTCTTCGAGGTGTTTGGCCACTATCAGAAACAGCCCTTCCCTCCGCTCTGCAAAGACCTGATCAG TCCTCTGAGGCCTTCCAGGAGGCAGTTCCCCAGGGTGATGCCCTTGTCCAAACCAG TGCCGGCCACAAAGCTCAGCACTCTGACCCGCTCCACCGCAGGACCTTGTCATGCCAAATACGACCTCATGGTCTTCTTTGAGATCTGTGAGCTGGAAGCTAACGGAGA CTACATCCCAGCTGTTGTTGACCACAGAGGTGGGATGCCCTGCCACGGCACGTTCCTCTTACACCAG GGCATCCAGAGGAGGATCACAGTTACCATCGctcatgaaacaggaaatgataTTGAGTGGAAAGAGGTGAAGGAGCTGGTTATTG GTCGCATCCGAAACACACCAGAGGCTGATGAGACCATCATTGACCCTAACATCCTTTCCCTCAACATCCTGTCTTCTGGATATTTCTGGCCAAAACACAATGACAA AACTTTCTACCGATTTGAGGCAGCGTGGGACAGCTCCATGCACAACTCTCTGCTGCTGAACAGAGTCACTCCCTACGGGGAGAAGATCTACATCACCCTCTCTGCTTATCTAGAG ATGGAGAACTGCACTCAGCCGACAGTGATCACCAAAGATTTCTGCATGGTGTTTTATTCCCGAGACGCGAAGCTGCCGGCCTCTCGCTCCATCAGAAACCTCTTCAGCACCGGCTGCCTCCGGCCCTCTGAGAG TAATCGTGTCACTGGAGTCTATGAAGTCACCCTCTGCCATGTGGCGGACAACGGAAGTCCAG GCATGCAGCGTCGTCGCAGGCGTGTGCTGGACACCTCGGTGGCGTATGTCCGAGGAGAGGAGAACCTGGCCGGATGGAGGCCTCGCAGCGACAGCCTCATCCTGGATCACCAGTGGGAGCTGGAGAAACTCAGTTTACTGCAGGAG GTGGAGAAGACCAGGCACTACCTGCTCTTGAGGGAGAAGCTGGAGGCGACTCTGCAGGCAGGACAGGATGCGCTCTACAAGAGCAGCGACATCAGCGATTTTGCAAAGAGTCCTGTCCTCAGCCACAGTCCTGGCAGCAGCCCTGCCCCCGACAGCCCCAACCAGAGGCAGAGGGAGCTGGCTGCTAAG TGTCTGCGTCTGCTGATGCACACCTTCAACCGGGAGTACAGCCAGGTGAGCAGCAGTGCCAGTGAGAGCAAG CTTTCTGAGATGTCTGCATCGCTGATGAGAGACACCTCCTCGTCTGGACTGAGCACGCTCACTCCGTCGTCTACCTGCCCCTCACTGGTGGAGGGAAATTATGACATTAG ACACACTGAACCCAGTTCAGGAGCTTCTACACCAGATCTGGACCCGTACAGCCCAGTGGACAGAAAGAAAGCTCTCAAAGGATGCACCTTTGTTCCCGACATACAGGAGATCAGAGTCAG CCCCATTGTGTCAAAGAAGGGCTACCTGCACTTCCTGGAGCCCCACACAAGCGGCTGGGTGAAGCGTTACGTGGTGGTGCGCAGGCCCTACGTCTACCTGTACCGCAGCGAGAGGGACAACGTGGAGCGAGCTGTCATCAACCTGTCGTCTGCGAAGGTGGAGTACAGTGAAGACAAACAGACCTTACTGCGG ACTCCCAACACGTTTGCTGTGTGCACTGAGCATCGTGGGATACTGCTGCAGGCCACCAATGACAAAGAGATGCACGACTGGCTGTACGCTTTTAACCCTCTGTTAGCCGGCACCATCAG gTCAAAGCTCTCCAGGAGAAAGTCGGTCCAGTCAGCCCCGCCGGTCGCATCTGCTCAGAGGATGTGA
- the kif1ab gene encoding kinesin-like protein KIF1A isoform X4, with protein sequence MAAASVKVAVRVRPFNSREMAKESKCIIQMSGNTTTILNPKQPKENKSFNFDFSYWSHTTPEDINYASQMQVYKDIGEEMLLHAFEGYNVCIFAYGQTGAGKSYTMMGRQEKDQQGIIPLLCEDLFTKINDSNNENSMSYSVEVSYMEIYCERVRDLLNPKNKGNLRVREHPLMGPYVEDLSKLAVTSYNDIQDLMDSGNKARTVAATNMNETSSRSHAVFNIIFTQKKHDMDTENTSEKVSKISLVDLAGSERADSTGAKGTRLKEGANINKSLTTLGKVISALAELDSVPNKNKKKKKVESFIPYRDSVLTWLLRENLGGNSRTAMVAALSPADINYDETLSTLRYADRAKQIRCNAVINEDPNNRLVRELKEEVARLKDLLYAQGLGDIIENLCDYKNFVNNRQAVNQRGDLSAVSNAMTGMSPSPSLSALSSRAGSISNLHDRIFSPASEEAIERLKETEKIIAELNETWEEKLRRTEAIRMEREALLAEMGVAMREDGGTVGVFSPKKTPHLVNLNEDPLMSECLLYYIKDGITKVGRENAKTRQDIVLSGHFIKDEHCTFSSTTGPQGEGCVILEPCEGSETYVNGKKVSSPIVLRSGNRIIMGKSHVFRFNDPEQARLERERTPCAETPVEPVDWAFAQRELLEKQGIDMKQEMEQRLQELEDQYRKEREEASNLLEQQRLDYESKLEALQRQVDSRYLESPEEEEEPEEEVPWTPRETELALWAFRKWRFYQFTSLRDLLWGNAIFLKEANAISVELKKKVQFQFVLLTDTLYSPLPPDLLPPSVAKERERRPFPRTIVAVEVQDQKNGATHYWTLEKLRQRLDLMREMYDRAAELPSSAVEDCDHALTGGDPFYDRFPWFRLVGRAFVYLSNLLYPVPLVHRVAIVSEKGEVKGFLRVAVQAISADEEAPDYGSGVRQSGTAKISFEDKQFEKFQTESCPGGLSHSNTSQEELRIVEGEGQTVEIGISADEVNNNTCPAILDPPRSPVKSSGLGLDLPLELSPEKALSHLKIGSTFTFRVTVLQASSISAEYADIFCQFNFIHRHDEAFSTEPLKNTGRGPPLGFYHVQNITVEVTKSFVEYIKTQPIVFEVFGHYQKQPFPPLCKDLISPLRPSRRQFPRVMPLSKPVPATKLSTLTRSTAGPCHAKYDLMVFFEICELEANGDYIPAVVDHRGGMPCHGTFLLHQGIQRRITVTIAHETGNDIEWKEVKELVIGRIRNTPEADETIIDPNILSLNILSSGYFWPKHNDKTFYRFEAAWDSSMHNSLLLNRVTPYGEKIYITLSAYLEMENCTQPTVITKDFCMVFYSRDAKLPASRSIRNLFSTGCLRPSESNRVTGVYEVTLCHVADNGSPGMQRRRRRVLDTSVAYVRGEENLAGWRPRSDSLILDHQWELEKLSLLQEVEKTRHYLLLREKLEATLQAGQDALYKSSDISDFAKSPVLSHSPGSSPAPDSPNQRQRELAAKCLRLLMHTFNREYSQVSSSASESKLSEMSASLMRDTSSSGLSTLTPSSTCPSLVEGNYDIRHTEPSSGASTPDLDPYSPVDRKKALKGCTFVPDIQEIRVSPIVSKKGYLHFLEPHTSGWVKRYVVVRRPYVYLYRSERDNVERAVINLSSAKVEYSEDKQTLLRTPNTFAVCTEHRGILLQATNDKEMHDWLYAFNPLLAGTIRSKLSRRKSVQSAPPVASAQRM encoded by the exons caaTCCTGAACCCCAAACAGCCGAAAGAAAACAAGAGTTTCAACTTTGACTTTTCTTACTGGTCACACACCACG ccTGAGGACATCAACTATGCGTCCCAGATGCAGGTGTACAAGGACATCGGGGAGGAAATGCTGCTTCATGCCTTTGAAGGCTACAATGTGTGCATATTTGCATATGGTCAGACAGGAGCAGGCAAAAGCTACACTATGATGGGACGACAGGAGAAGGACCAGCAAGGAATTATACCTCTG ctgtgtGAGGACCTCTTCACCAAAATCAATGACAGcaataatgaaaacagcatGTCTTACTCTGTGGAG GTGAGTTACATGGAGATCTACTGTGAGCGTGTGCGTGACCTGCTGAATCCCAAGAACAAAGGAAACCTGCGCGTCAGAGAGCACCCACTGATGGGACCCTATGTCGAAGATCTTTCCAAACTGGCCGTCACCTCATACAACGACATCCAGGACCTGATGGACTCTGGAAACAAAGCCAG GACTGTGGCTGCTACCAACATGAACGAGACCAGCAGTCGCTCCCACGCCGTCTTCAACATCATcttcacacagaaaaaacacGACATGGACACGGAAAACACATCAGAAAAG GTCAGTAAAATCAGCTTGGTGGACTTGGCTGGCAGCGAGAGAGCCGACTCGACTGGAGCTAAAGGAACCAGACTGAAG GAAGGAGCAAACATCAACAAATCTCTGACTACACTGGGGAAAGTTATTTCTGCTCTGGCCGAACTG GACTCAGTACCAAACAAG aacaagaaaaagaagaaggtgGAGAGTTTTATTCCCTACAGAGATTCAGTTCTGACGTGGCTGCTGAGGGAGAACTTGG GAGGAAACTCTCGCACAGCCATGGTGGCTGCCCTCAGCCCTGCTGATATTAACTATGACGAGACCCTCAGTACCCTCCG GTACGCTGATCGTGCCAAACAGATCCGCTGTAACGCCGTGATCAACGAGGATCCCAACAACCGTCTGGTGCGTGAGCTGAAAGAGGAGGTGGCTCGCCTCAAAGACCTGCTGTATGCACAGGGTCTGGGAGACATCATCGAGA ACCTGTGCGATTACAAGAACTTTGTGAATAATCGCCAGGCTGTCAATCAAAGGGGTGATCTCTCCGCAGTGTCCAATGCCATGACAGGAATGAGTCCCTCCCCCTCGCTCTCGGCCCTTTCCAGTCGTGCCGGGTCCATCAGCAACCTCCATGACCGCATCTTCAGCCCAGCCAGTGAAGAGGCCATCGAGAGGCTCAAG gaaactgagaaAATCATCGCAGAGCTCAATGAGACCTGGGAGGAGAAGCTGCGACGTACTGAGGCCATCCGTATGGAGAG AGAGGCCCTGCTGGCTGAGATGGGTGTTGCCATGAGAGAAGATGGAGGCACTGTGGGCGTGTTCTCCCCGAAAAAG ACGCCTCATCTGGTGAACCTGAACGAAGACCCGCTGATGTCAGAGTGTCTGCTGTATTACATCAAAGACGGCATCACCAA GGTTGGCCGTGAAAACGCCAAGACACGCCAAGACATTGTTCTAAGCGGCCATTTTATCAAAGATGAACACTGCACATTCAGCAGCACCACGGGCCCTCAGGGAGAAG GATGTGTCATCCTGGAGCCATGTGAGGGGTCGGAGACGTACGTCAACGGGAAGAAAGTGAGCTCTCCCATTGTTCTGCGGTCAG GAAACCGCATCATCATGGGAAAGAGCCACGTGTTCCGCTTCAATGACCCGGAGCAGGCTCGTCTGGAGCGAGAGAGGACGCCGTGCGCTGAGACGCCGGTGGAGCCCGTCGACTGGGCCTTCGCTCAGAGAGAGCTGCTGGAGAAACAAGGCATCGACATGAAGCAGGAGATGGAGCAGAG GCTTCAGGAGCTCGAGGATCAGTATCgcaaagaaagagaagaagccAGTAACCTGCTGGAACAGCAGAGGCTG gACTATGAGAGTAAACTGGAGGCTCTGCAGAGACAAGTGGACTCTCGGTACCTGGAGTCtcctgaggaagaggaggagccagaggaggaAG TGCCGTGGACGCCACGAGAGACCGAATTGGCTCTCTGGGCATTCAGGAAGTGGCGTTTCTACCAGTTCACCTCTCTCAGAGATCTGCTTTGGGGCAACGCCATCTTCCTCAAAGAGGCCAATGCTATCAGTGTGGAGCTGAAGAAAAAG GTGCAGTTCCAGTTCGTCCTGTTGACAGACACTCTCTACTCTCCCCTGCCCCCTGACCTGCTGCCCCCCAGTGTGgccaaagagagggagagacgacCTTTCCCTCGAACCATCGTCGCCGTTGAAGTACAAGATCAAAAGAATGGAGCCACACATTACTGGACTCTGGAGAAACTCAG GCAGAGGCTGGACCTGATGAGGGAAATGTACGACCGTGCTGCAGAGCTCCCCAGCAGTGCTGTGGAGGACTGTGACCACGCTCTGACTGGAGGAGACCCCTTCTATGACCGCTTCCCCTGGTTCCGTCTGGTCGGCAG GGCTTTTGTGTACCTGAGTAACCTGCTGTACCCGGTGCCACTGGTACATCGAGTGGCCATCGTCAGTGAGAAAGGAGAGGTGAAAGGCTTCCTCAGAGTGGCTGTGCAGGCCATCTCAG ctGATGAGGAGGCCCCTGATTACGGCTCTGGTGTGAGGcagtcaggcactgccaagatcTCCTTTGAAGACAAACAGTTTGAGAAG TTCCAGACTGAGTCGTGTCCTGGTGGTCTCTCCCACTCCAACACCTCCCAGGAGGAGCTACGAATCGTGGAGGGAGAAGGACAGACTGTAGAGATAGGAATCTCTGCCGATGAAGTCAACAACAACACCTGTCCAG CCATTTTGGATCCTCCCCGCAGCCCAGTGAAGAGCTCAGGTCTGGGTCTGGATCTTCCTCTGGAACTTTCGCCAGAGAAAGCTCTCTCCCACCTGAAGATCGGCAGCACCTTCACCTTCAGAGTCACCGTATTACAGGCGTCCAGCATCTCAGCCGAGTACGCCGACATCTTCTGCCAGTTCAA CTTCATCCACCGCCACGATGAAGCTTTCTCCACAGAGCCGCTGAAGAACACAGGCAGAGGACCTCCGCTGGGCTTCTACCATGtccaaaat ATCACAGTGGAGGTGACAAAGTCCTTCGTGGAGTACATCAAGACTCAGCCCATCGTCTTCGAGGTGTTTGGCCACTATCAGAAACAGCCCTTCCCTCCGCTCTGCAAAGACCTGATCAG TCCTCTGAGGCCTTCCAGGAGGCAGTTCCCCAGGGTGATGCCCTTGTCCAAACCAG TGCCGGCCACAAAGCTCAGCACTCTGACCCGCTCCACCGCAGGACCTTGTCATGCCAAATACGACCTCATGGTCTTCTTTGAGATCTGTGAGCTGGAAGCTAACGGAGA CTACATCCCAGCTGTTGTTGACCACAGAGGTGGGATGCCCTGCCACGGCACGTTCCTCTTACACCAG GGCATCCAGAGGAGGATCACAGTTACCATCGctcatgaaacaggaaatgataTTGAGTGGAAAGAGGTGAAGGAGCTGGTTATTG GTCGCATCCGAAACACACCAGAGGCTGATGAGACCATCATTGACCCTAACATCCTTTCCCTCAACATCCTGTCTTCTGGATATTTCTGGCCAAAACACAATGACAA AACTTTCTACCGATTTGAGGCAGCGTGGGACAGCTCCATGCACAACTCTCTGCTGCTGAACAGAGTCACTCCCTACGGGGAGAAGATCTACATCACCCTCTCTGCTTATCTAGAG ATGGAGAACTGCACTCAGCCGACAGTGATCACCAAAGATTTCTGCATGGTGTTTTATTCCCGAGACGCGAAGCTGCCGGCCTCTCGCTCCATCAGAAACCTCTTCAGCACCGGCTGCCTCCGGCCCTCTGAGAG TAATCGTGTCACTGGAGTCTATGAAGTCACCCTCTGCCATGTGGCGGACAACGGAAGTCCAG GCATGCAGCGTCGTCGCAGGCGTGTGCTGGACACCTCGGTGGCGTATGTCCGAGGAGAGGAGAACCTGGCCGGATGGAGGCCTCGCAGCGACAGCCTCATCCTGGATCACCAGTGGGAGCTGGAGAAACTCAGTTTACTGCAGGAG GTGGAGAAGACCAGGCACTACCTGCTCTTGAGGGAGAAGCTGGAGGCGACTCTGCAGGCAGGACAGGATGCGCTCTACAAGAGCAGCGACATCAGCGATTTTGCAAAGAGTCCTGTCCTCAGCCACAGTCCTGGCAGCAGCCCTGCCCCCGACAGCCCCAACCAGAGGCAGAGGGAGCTGGCTGCTAAG TGTCTGCGTCTGCTGATGCACACCTTCAACCGGGAGTACAGCCAGGTGAGCAGCAGTGCCAGTGAGAGCAAG CTTTCTGAGATGTCTGCATCGCTGATGAGAGACACCTCCTCGTCTGGACTGAGCACGCTCACTCCGTCGTCTACCTGCCCCTCACTGGTGGAGGGAAATTATGACATTAG ACACACTGAACCCAGTTCAGGAGCTTCTACACCAGATCTGGACCCGTACAGCCCAGTGGACAGAAAGAAAGCTCTCAAAGGATGCACCTTTGTTCCCGACATACAGGAGATCAGAGTCAG CCCCATTGTGTCAAAGAAGGGCTACCTGCACTTCCTGGAGCCCCACACAAGCGGCTGGGTGAAGCGTTACGTGGTGGTGCGCAGGCCCTACGTCTACCTGTACCGCAGCGAGAGGGACAACGTGGAGCGAGCTGTCATCAACCTGTCGTCTGCGAAGGTGGAGTACAGTGAAGACAAACAGACCTTACTGCGG ACTCCCAACACGTTTGCTGTGTGCACTGAGCATCGTGGGATACTGCTGCAGGCCACCAATGACAAAGAGATGCACGACTGGCTGTACGCTTTTAACCCTCTGTTAGCCGGCACCATCAG gTCAAAGCTCTCCAGGAGAAAGTCGGTCCAGTCAGCCCCGCCGGTCGCATCTGCTCAGAGGATGTGA